The proteins below are encoded in one region of Macrobrachium rosenbergii isolate ZJJX-2024 unplaced genomic scaffold, ASM4041242v1 282, whole genome shotgun sequence:
- the LOC136838244 gene encoding zinc finger BED domain-containing protein 4-like, translating into MGMPELRPIQDCITRWNSTFHMLKRVLESREAIISTIAIMNAPVDIPNQNEWDIIKEACTVLEPSQQVTVEISAESYVTASKIIILCRGLQTVTNHHQTSELITTEKVAELVTTLSSSMERRFHRMEYNAVLSDTSILDPRFKKLAFNESTAVDDAVQRLTTAASRCNPRSEPASPPSGQDLRVNPEPHTSTVWSFFDERASGDNERRNPSTDAVLEVRFYLEEPIIQRAADPLSWWKSKALVYPQLAKSWQGNCV; encoded by the coding sequence ATGGGAATGCCGGAGTTAAGACCCATTCAAGACTGTATCACAAGATGGAATTCAACTTTTCATATGCTGAAACGGGTTTTGGAGTCAAGAGAGGCCATAATCTCTACCATAGCTATCATGAATGCCCCAGTTGACATACCCAACCAAAATGAATGGgatataattaaagaagcctGCACTGTCTTGGAGCCATCTCAACAGGTCACAGTAGAAATCAGTGCAGAAAGCTATGTGACTGCCTCAAAAATTATTATCCTGTGTAGGGGTCTTCAAACTGTAACAAACCATCACCAGACAAGTGAATTAATAACTACTGAAAAAGTAGCTGAGTTGGTGACAACTCTTTCTAGTTCAATGGAAAGGAGGTTCCACCGCATGGAATACAATGCTGTCCTCTCAGATACTAGCATATTAGATCCAAGGTTCAAGAAACTGGCCTTTAATGAAAGCACTGCTGTTGATGATGCTGTGCAAAGACTGACAACTGCTGCATCTAGATGCAATCCACGCAGTGAACCAGCCTCGCCACCTTCAGGGCAAGATTTAAGAGTAAATCCAGAGCCACATACATCAACTGTGTGGAGTTTTTTTGATGAAAGAGCATCAGGGGACAATGAAAGAAGAAATCCTTCAACAGACGCAGTTTTAGAAGTTAGGTTTTACCTCGAGGAACCAATAATTCAGCGAGCAGCAGATCCTCTGAGCTGGTGGAAATCCAAGGCCTTAGTGTACCCACAACTTGCCAAGTCATGGCAAGGAAACTGTGTATAG